Part of the Triticum aestivum cultivar Chinese Spring chromosome 4D, IWGSC CS RefSeq v2.1, whole genome shotgun sequence genome is shown below.
aacattaaaggagccattatctgtattttttaactacagctattatctgcctgctatcattggttttgggtctatccacagtttgctaccatcactctggatttgtgcatgcactccttacataatctcactatgttttattcctatgcatgccagttattgtacacaatggaactgatcatgtagagcaaaagagacgagccttgcatggcaataaaatttcatgcagatgtcgttccatggtgggcgcaaaggcagcccccctccacccatttcggatcgtaatcaagaggaagataactgttctgagggggattcagaaggagaagaccactcctatttaccccattaggtcttcgctctaacttggcatgctgatgttggtaatatcatgcatatggtgccttgcattgcttactgtatacattaaagatgtcatctgcttactttagacatgctttgtgtcaatgccatctgtttagtttctttatcgtatatgtgaatcatgcaatgccatcttgtctagccaggcatcatatatgtgaattttgcaatgccaccctggttagccagtcatcttatatgtgaattatatcatgccatcatttttttattacgtgttaaatttgtcaacaattttagtacattcaattactcttcctgtgcatcagccattcggcacggtcatggaaaatctggagtggaaacaaggtcttcagagcagacaatgttatctgacgaagcgcatgtcttgctggttaccgatagatccttagaggaggattcagagacagatgaccagtcatattcccccccccccccgaggtgcatgccctaacttggcagggttatgttgctcatatcgtgcgtatggtatcttgcattgctatgtcatttgcttagtttagacatgctttgtgtgaatgtcacatgtttagtgtctaattaccatatatgtgaattatgcaatgccatcttgttgcaagacattatatatgtgaattatgcaatgttatcttgttgcaaggcattatgtatgtgaattatgcaatgccatgctgtttaggcaagcgtcatatatgtgaattatatcatgccgtcctttttttgtatttctcattgcttttgtcgacaatgtttgtatattcaactgctcttcctgtgcatcagccatttgaattggtgatggagaaatctggagtgaaaacaaggtcttcagagcagacaatgctacctgctgaagcagatatcttgctggttacagatagctcttcagaggaggattcagaggcagatgaccagtcctattatccccctgaggtgtatgctcaaacttggcagggttatatcactcatataatgcatatgttgtattgcaatgcttagtttttacatcatatacacaatattgaatgccatctccttagttgacacatcatatatgcgattgacctctgctcacttccttagtatataaatcatatatttgaattatgtcatgccatgatgtttacatagacagcatgtatctgaattatggcatgccaacccattttctaaagacataatatagttatatcatctcatcctgtttacatggtcatcatattttaaattatgtcattctatccgtgaattatatcatgccatcatgtttccatcgacgacatgtttgtgatttatggcatgccaaccactttaatagacacatcgtatagttatatcatgtcatcctgtgtacatagtcatcatattttgaagtatgtcattctatcatgtttagttagccatcatacatgtgaaattgtgtcatgctatcctgtttaattagccatcatatatgtgaaattatgtcctgctattctgtttgcttagacaacataaagtgaattatttcatgccctgttttcttccctactatccattgcacctgtctatcttacaatgtctgtacattcaattacttttcttgtttatcagccatttcaattggagggagtgatggcagtatctgtgggagtaaaaacacggtcttcagaaaagatcgtgctacctgtcgatgcagatagaaccacggttgtacttgcccaagaaccagccccaccacacataacccacactcatgcagattgtacccctacccagttggacagagaaccagctacaccccttctaaccccaaccccagcagatagacacccaattcccgttgacacagcaccgtctccaccacagagcacccaaacatgagcagttagtaaggcaactgcagtgcccaaatcacgaggaccaccactccgaacccgaagtcaacgcttaaagcagaagaagaattgttctcaggtcaggttccgtagctatggttcatactactttgctcttacatcactgtatttactgataccaattaatttcaaatttgaaggatgcaattgaaactccaatggcgcaacaggtatgttttaaacctgtttcttcaacgtgtttggctgtttgctgttgtaacttgctctatgttgatttcagtttcaattgaataaacagttatgttctcatgccatgcacattacaagtgttgttattgctgtgtagtttcccacacttatattctgtctgtgctgctttgtcttaaatagatatgattcgaactgtatcttcTTGATTTGGCaatataaactagaatgatatagaccatatagtgaccatactacatagatatatgtttgtttcatgctgttatcctgcccaccttactactgaactggtttaccaaaatgagtttcatatactacattgtaaacctgagatgtgtttgtttgtttctcttttagaacgcggataaaatattggagaagagtaccttgttatgcaatggtaaaggaagtaatgcagataaggttcaagatagtgagacatccctgttggtctccaagaaagctgataaaaactatattgaagacactgagacaaccccaaagtcctatcttgatgtagtgttcgagttactggctaccactgctggcaccagctcttcgaactcgttgcttgaatcagttcggcttcttgagtctcaacttcaagttgaaagacatcgatcagatgttatgcgacaggaagccgaaggactgaggaaatccctgcagaattcagatgcatactttctggtgcaacagcaagcgctggaggacttaagcgccaaacaagagaaagttaataagcttgctaagcatcttgccagcattatgggtacccaggatattgtttcttgagctcttctgaagtggtttcagttctggacttgttttgctgcggcgtttatatgctgttgtgttccctatatttgcactggtggcgaactttgatgcccagtggatgcaatatgtgtaatagccgtgatagcctagtgtaagttgcttgcttatttatttccttgttgtcttgtttatttgtttgcttgtagtcagtgcagttctttttctgcggctTGCTAGTggatgcaataacctattttttaaaactaggccacaataaccatgggctaatatttactgtagtgacactgggcctcctacaggccgtagaaacagtgggccttctacgggccgtataaacagtgggccttctacgggccgtagaaacagtgggccttcttcgggccgtagaaacaatgggccttctacgggccgtatcatcaatgggccttatacgggccgtatgatcgattggccaaacatgggccaaacagaccgcattctggccgtaaacgggctagagttcgaatcgtccgttcatgggccgaccataatgggccatcgttaataggccgtatttgatgacgctatgaaaacggcccaatgtattaacggaccacaaacgggccgactgtaaccacggctgaatttggcccacaagcagaaaatgacagtaacgggccgtaagtaaacgaatgctggaaaatatcccaagaataaatgggctctgagaaggccgaaagataacatgggctggaaacggcccaacggaataacgggctgttaatgggtataaagtgatacactgttctttacgggccagtttcaccacgggccgttaatgggtgtaaagtggtacactattcattacgggccagtttcaccacgggccgttaataggccaagagttacatagggcctcatatgggtcgaaagacgtcatgggccatacatgggccagaagtgaaaatgggctggaatcatattggatggcccagatgacgctactgggcctaattcgaatagggcgtaacgggccttgggttagcgggctgtaaatgggctatatgcgaacaggccgttaacaggctttccatgggccagcccgccaccttttgaccaagtcaaatgggccggccttttcacaggaatgggcctctgttgggccgtgccacgtgtcgatgtatcataggcgccttctgtccaatgagtggatgacatctgtcccagcgatgagccgacacgtgtttcctcaagccaatgatgattttacacgtggaaaatccccattggtcggggttgttaacgggttatcggatccaaaacccgacccgatagcttaacggcgttctgttacggtggatgccacgtgtcggtcacccttgacgaaagcacttctgtgacgcgcgatttatcgtcatggaagtggacacttccatgatgataattttggtaatgtcatggaacacttctacgacagcacaggtatgactatcttgattctgtcataaatttgtcatggatgtacatgcatgacagaaaacgtgacctactgtgacaaacacgtatcatcacggaagtgtcttttttttgtagtgcctgacGAAGCTTCGCAAAGTCTCTGATCTTGGTTCTCGCTAGCAAACTGAACAGCCCTGTCGCACGTACCGCACGTCAACCCTGTCGTAACAGTCGCCACCTCGTGCTTCTTCCGTGCACGAGCCATGCCGTACCCTGGCCACCCGCGTCGCCGACACAATCCGTCCACAGTGTCGCGCCGCCACCCTTGTACAACACCGAGCGCATCATCTCGATGCTCTCACACTCCGATCTATCCGGCCGTCCCCCACGTCTGGTTGCCGGTTCTGATCGCGGGCCGAATCCGTCGCCTCCGCAACGTCTTCAACAGCCACTACGCCGGTCCGATCGCCACGTCAAGCCGATCCTTACCGACCGCAGCCCATCGAATGGTCCAAGCCTCCTGCCCGAAGTGTCTGATACCACCGACCGCATCTGCGATCGCCGCCATGCTCCACCTTGCACCAATTGGACGTTCCCTGGCACCCGTCGAGCATGATCCTCGTTCCTCCGAATGATCTTCCGCATAGCCTTCtcgcaaccttgctcatgataccacttgttagaataaaacgctaatgcaagatcatagacgacacaccgaggcacgatatttgttaacgaggttcaccgatatggctacatccccaggGCATGACTACGAGCGCTCCTCCCCAAGATACCGCAacaccggccgcccgggcgccAGTACAAGCCGTCGGCTCCCCCGCATACCTGTTGCTACCAAGTCGTCATGGGTTACAACATGTGGTGCCCCTCCATATacaagaggcctaggatacaacgTGTCCGACTCCTACACGACTCGTACCTAATCCACACCAATTACAACTCATAGTCCACGTAACCCCTTGCgtacataatattcgacacaaatATAACAAAACCATTGCGTTAAAAGAAAGCTTGTATAAGGAATTAAGGATGAATATCAAACATGTACTGTGAATCATTTATAAAACAGAGCACCGCtcatatataaaaaataaaacacGAAAGCATGCACATCTAATCATTCACCAGAAGGGCAGCAGAGCAAAGCTAACATCAGAACAAAGGTGAGATACATGCATCAAACCAATTCTGCACAAATGTAATCCCAAAATTCTAGGCATATACAGGGGAAGTCCCAAAATTTGACTCATACAATTCTGGTTGTTCTACATATGAGCACTTCAAATCAATTTCTGAATAAATATCTAAACAGAAAGTTCAGAAAAACTCAGGGTAAAGTTCAGAAAAAATACTGAGTAGTTTATTGTCCTGGTGCTTGTCCCCATGGCCATAGTCCATCATCTCCGTCATTGTGGGAGAATCGATCTAAAGGTGGCCTTGGCAACAGCCCTTGTCCGAGCCACTCGTCGGCATGTGTTGCCGGCTAGGAGCAGGAGGCTGCCACGATCCGCCTCACCTGGAGCCTGCTCTTGCTTGACGGCTGGGTACGGGTAGACAACGCGGTGTGGGGAGGCCAGGAGGATGTCCTGCTGATAGGAGAGTCCTGGAGACGGCTGTGGTTGTCGCTGTATCACCGCCCCTGCGTGTCTCCCCAAAAGGGGGAGGTCGGGGCAGAGGGTCTCATGTGCTGCTCTGATTTGCCGCCGCCGCGCCTGCCCACTGCCGCCGGCTTGCACGATCGCCTTCTGTACGCCATCAACTCGGCCGCGGGGAAGAGAAAAAGTGGCGAACGCCGGGAAAGGAAACGGGGCCGGTGATGGGATTGGGAGGCCGGGAGTGATTTGAGGAACTCACGGCAGTGAGGCCTTTATATGGACGCATAAAGAGGTGAAGCGATGGCATCGATTTTGATCAGTAGATCTTTCTGGAGCATGAGTGGCAAGTCTAGAGGAGATCTGGTCAAATTAAATATATCTGCTGCACCGCTCAAAATCTGCCGACAAAAGAGATGCAATGGCATTCCAAAAAGGCTAGATCCACCTAGAAGTGCACCCAGCCATATCCCCCATTAATTGACATGGCGCACTTCGATTGGCCCATTTTTTACTGATAGAAAAAGTCAAAAAAAACAAGATAAAAGAAACCTAGCTAGGTTTATAATATATTAATAATAGATACGGGACCCAGAATTTGGCAAAAGAAAACTTCCACGAGGTGGTTGGTCGTATTGTGCCGAACTGGGCCGGGCTCGGGCCAGATCCCATTATCCCATGGTATAAAAGGGCACCAGATCATGGGAACCCTAACGAAACCTAAAATCCGGAGAAAAAAAGAGGGATGGAGAGCGGCGGCGCATTAGCGATCTCGATGCGCGACGACCGGGCTCCAATCGAGAGCGGCGGCGTGCAATTGGTCGCATCGTCGGCGGCTCAGCCTCCGCGCCGGAGCAGAGTAGCCTTGCGCGCAGACGGGGCTCCGGTCGAAGAGAAGGGGAGGACGAAGATCGGCGGCGCACCTCCGCCTCCGTGCCAGAGCAGAGTAGCCATGCCGGCAAAATCGATGAGAAGAGGAGGGCGAAGAGCGGGGGCACACACGTGGCAACATCGTCGACGGCTGCGCCTCCACGCCAGAGCAAAGCAGCTCTCTCTGGCAGCGGGGCTCCAATCAAAGAGAAGATGAGCACGAAGAGCGGCACTCTGCCTTTGCTCCGAAGCAGAGTTGCCACGTTCGGCGCTTCAATCGAAACGGCTCCGCCTTTGCCCCGAAGCAGAGTAGCCTCGGTTGCTGAATTCTCTCCAAACAAAGAGAATAGGAGGAGGACGAATAGCTGCAGCACACAAGCGGCCACTTCGCCGACGGCTGTGCCTCCGCACCAGAGCAAAGTAGCCATATGTGGTAGCGGGGCTACAATCCAAGAGAAGACGAGGTCGAAGAGCTGCAGCACACAAGCGGCCGCATCGTCCACAGCTCCGCCTTTCCACCAGAGCAGAGTACACATGTCTGTCAGCGGGGTTCCAAACAAACAGAAGAGGAGGACGAAGAGCCACAGCACACAAGCGGACGCATCGTCCATGGATCCGCCATTGCACCAGAGCAGAGTGCCCATGTCTGTCAGCGGGGTTTCAGTGGAAGAGAAGAGGAGGACAAAGAGCTTGATGCCTAAGCCTCCACGCCGGAGCAAAGTAGCCTTGACTACCAATGGCCGTCCTGTGGATGGTGTACGACGTGCCGACGTCATTGAATACTACAAGCATAGCGATGGATCCATCTACAGACAAACTGATTTCTTGTCCAAACTTTATCGTGTCCATGATACCAACGAGAGTACGTAAGCCTTACGGGAGATATCATCTTTACAGTGTTGAGGCAATTCAGCTCATGGTATTATATTATCGCTGTTATTTAGCTGGGTGCAATCTCAATATTCAAATGGCTACTGAGCATTTGCAAGAACTAGTGTCTGTTGATTCCAAGAAAAACATTTAAACGCACATGATCCTcatgtttaaatataatcctcctatttcCCTTGTTTTATTTACTTTGCAATTTTATGCTAAAATTAGGATCCTTTTTTTAAGAGTAGGAGTTTGTCCCAGTTGTAGATTCCCATTAAAAATGATATTTTGTGTTGGCACCTAATTGCCTAGAACAATTTCATATTACCCAACTTGCTTGGTTCCTTTTTTTCTCCTCCTGCACCAGCAATTTTATACTTGATTAACTTATCTCCTCCTTCCACCGCGGCAGTTTCGTACTTAAGTTATCCTAGTGCGCACTCGAGATGTCCATCAGGAATAACATTAGGATAATTATCAAGGCCTCTAAGCCTCTATATTGGTATCCAGCAATTTCGTTCTTCATCAAGTTCTCCAAGCACGCATCAAAGATACCCATTAGAAACAACACTTTTATCTTATGGCTGTCATTTCTCAAGATAACCTTCATACAAACCTGTTGAATATCAATCCATTTattatcttatactccctccggtcctttttactccacgtattagatttgtgtcaggtcaaactttgcaaactttgactaaatttatattaaaaaatatcaacatctactacaataccaaatatatatactatgaaactacatttcataatgaatctacaGATATTGATTTGGCACtatgaatgttgatacttttttctataagttgGGTCAAAGTAAAGATACTTTGACttcggacaaaacttatatgcagattAAAAAGGAGCAGAGGGAGTACTTGTCCATATAATCTCCAAATGACAGCAGCTTCCTCGGTGTTGACACTTTGTAGTGCTAATCCTGAAACCAATGACAGACTTGTGATAGTCATCAAGGTTCACATTTGAAAACCGATCAGCCATATCTGTGCAGCTTCCAACTACGAGCCTAATGTCCAAATTATTAATTGGCTCATCCTCATCACTCGAAAAACATTAtgagtttcaataatatcattccCTCCCGACTGATTGCCTGTTGCCCATGAATTTATTATAGAAACCACATGAACTTTCTGTGCTTATAGTCTATAACTGTGCTTATCATATGATCTTTCAACCCACATTGCGATTATCGTACTACTGTATTGGTAATCTGTAAGTTCAGGCGCTATCATATTTAAGTTATGATTCTGTTTCTCTAGTTTTGGACAACACTTGATATCATGTCCATCCTATTGTTTTATTTTGTTCCTTTCTATTAGAGTTGGGGTTATGGATTTTAATCATTGATCTAACGCATGTACAATGTTCCTATTGCTGCTTGATCAGCTGAGCTGGAGCCAATGATGAGGTCGGAGCCATCAGACGGTTGCTCACTGAACTGGAGGCCCTGTGAAAGACATGCCGATTGCACCATGATGCAGATATTTTCACTGAAGCTGGCGTATCCTCCTGCTGGAGACCAAGTTAAGGTGTATGGATTCATGGCTGTCCGGGACACTCGGGACCATCTGCGTAACTACATCTTCAACCGCACCAGAGATGACCCTTTCATCGTGGAACAAGAGGACGGATTTATACAGTTGTCTGGACCCAAGAGAGGCATCTGGTGGTATGACAAGCAGCTGGTTGAGTTCGACATGAGGATCAAGAGAGGGGAAAATGAAGCGGACGATCTGCAGCTCATCGACGGCGCCGTCTGGTTCTACGACGGTTGCTCGCCGCATGCTAGAGTGCTCACGCAACGCATCGACGGTGACTATGGCTCGGTGGACATAAGCTATGCGCTCCTGCAAATGGCGATGGAGGCCACGGTGCAGATTGCTGTGTCGGAGCTGGACAGAGACATAGGCCTGCTTGTAAGGGCGTTTTACGTCAGTGATCTCTTGCACCAGGGGATGTAGCTGTTCGATGGTGTTATCCCTGCTGATGCTGCTGCTGGTGGTTCGGACAGTTATGAGCTAGATAAGTATGTGGTTGCTGCTTCCCGGCATACCAAGTTGGCTCTGCAAATGAGGATCCGTTCTttggatgatgatggtgatgtttgGAGATATTGTCTCAGCCCAGCCAGTGCGcatggatctgacgacttcagtttcGCGCTCAGTTTCACAACCATTGATGTGAAGATCTCTTGGTCGACATTGGACTAGATCACATCTCCTATCTCTGGTCGACAAGTGACGTATATGAGATGGTGAAACTGCAGTCGAGCTTGGCACAAATAAATAGCAATTTTACTTTGGTAGATATACTGCCGGCTTGTTTATGTCAGATTATCCGCCCTGCGCTTAATTATGGGAATGTTGCTGAAATTATGCTTGTGTATCTGGAATAACGCCTTGTGTCCTTCTAAATACTTTACGCTGGATGTGCTTGTGTGGATGTTTGGAGGTTGTTTGTGGTTGCTTTGGCGGTGTTAGGACTGATTCTCATTTGAGGGTCATATTCTGAGTAGTTAATCTGTTGAAATCCAAAGACTGCATGCTTAATCAGAGaactttttattttctattttctgaaaTGGGCAAGCTATgttctagagtgtagattcactcattttggttcGTATATAGTCCGTATTGTGATCTCTACAAAGACTTGCATTTAGAAACAGTGGGAGTAATCATCTTGTTTGCACTGTTAAGGCAACCCGATTAGATTAGGCTGCTTTTTTTGCCTTACAAGATCTCCAGATCCCGCAGAACACCTTAGCCGCTACAATAGCTGCCATTTTACGGGACTGGGGAGAAAAAGCGCCCCACAAAACCTGGATATATTTTGGCCCTCCCACATATGTCCAGCCCATGTTTTACCGTTTTCTTAATCTCTTGCGTGACTTGGTAGGAGGGACATTTTAGTTCGCGTCCTCCATTCTGCCGCCACGTATCGTCCTCACAGCTACCGCGCCTTCCGGTGCCGTGGGTCTGGGGCTGTGGGCAAGTAGGGGTGACCGATTTGCTATCGGCCGGGGCTGCGGGGAAGTAAGGGTGACGGATTTGCTATCGGCAGACGATGGGGAATGGGCTCTGTTGCGCGGATTTACTATCGGCCAAAGGCAATTTCTCCAGTTGTTTCCGTGCGCTTTAATTTTAGGTGACGGGTGAAATGTATCGGCTGCATCCACACTTGTCATGCTGATGCCATAAAATATGTTAAAATTCTGAAGAAAAATCTAGCACACCGACACAACATTAATGTTTGTTATCACAAACTTTCGTatcaaaatttgaaacatttttTGAGATACAAAAATGAAAAATTTGACATTAGCatgataatgggccaaatctaaagctcaacttatgttatgtactattcagtgttgaatttctcatttttgtttctcgagctatgtttcgaattttgacttgaaattttATGACAACCTACACTGATGTTGTGTGAATGTGCttacattttttatattttttttacattttaaaaTGTGCAACGTGAGTTCGATGCACTGGTAGCACCACAAACACGGGTGCACCAGATATTCTCTCGACAGGCGATAGCACCACAAACACGGGTGCACCAcaaacagttaatgtctaaaagaaagagtatgtcgaaagagggACACAACTGAACGGtaaattctagtacaatatatatgggctttcaatgtgtgtgaaatcatcacctctatatacaaattctccagacgtGGAAAGCATCACAACAAGCCAATAATCATGTTCaaatcaaaacaccacatactgatatgtaaggtcttgacagaGATAGTGCATGCTTAATCAGAgaacttttttttctattttctgaaaTGGGCAAGCTATGTTttcgtaaatataagtctttttagagattccaataacgactacatacggatgtatatcgacatattttagagtgtaaattcactcattttggttCGTATATAGTCCGCATTGTGATCTCTACAAAGACTTGCATTTAGGAACAGAGGGGTAATCATCTTGTTTGCACTGTTAAGGCAACCCGATTAGATAGGCTGCTTTTTTTTGCCTTACAAGATCTCCAGATCCCGCAAAACTCCTTAGGCGCTACAATAGCTGCCGTTTTACGGGACTGGGGAGAAAAAGCGTCGCACGAAACCTGGATATATTTTGGCCCTCCCACCGCATATGTCCAGCCCCTGTTTTACCGTTTTCTTAATCTCTCGCGTGACTTGGTAGGAGGGACATTTTAGTTCGCGTCCTCCATTCTGCCGCCACGGATCGTCCTCACAGCTAACGCGCCTTCCGGTGCCGCGGGTCTCAGGCTGTGGGAAGTAGGGGTGACAGATTTGCTATCGGCCGGGGCTGCGGGGAAGTAAGGGTGACGGATTTGCTACCGGCCGACGGTGGGGAATAGGCTCTGTTGCGCAGATTTAGTATCGGCCAAAGGCAATCTCTCCAGTTGTTTCCGTGCGCTTTAATCTTAGGTGACGGGTGATGCGAATGTATCGGCTGCAACCACACTTGTCATGCTGATGCCATAAAATATGTTAAAATTCTGAAGAAATCGTGCACACTGAGACAACATTAATGTTTGTTATCACAAACTTTCGTATAAAAATTTGAAACATTTCTTGAGATACAAAAATGAAAAATTTGTCATCAGcgtgataatgggccaaatctaaagcccaacttatgttatgtactattcagtgttgaatttgtcatttttgtttctcgAGCTATGTTTCAAATTTTGAGATGAAATCTTATGACAACCTACACTGATGTTGTGTGAATGTGCTTACTTTTTTCAGATTTTCTTACATTTTAAAATGTGCAACGTTGAGTTcgatgcaccggtagcaccacaaacACGGGTGCACCGGATATTCTCTCGACGGGTTATGGCACCACAAACACGGGTGCACCACAAATAGTTAATGTCTAAAagaagagtatgtcgaaagaggaacacagctgaatggttaattctagtataTTATATATGAGCTTTCAATGTgggtgaaatcatcacctctatatacaaAATCTCCAGACATGGAAAACATCGCAACAAGCCAATAATCATGTTCAAATCGAAACACCACACACTTatatgtaaggtcttgacagaGACGGTGCCTGCTTAACCAGAgaacttttttttctattttcggaAATAGGCAAGCTATGttctcctaaatataagtctttttagagattccaataaagACTACATACGgatttatatagacatattttagagtgtagattcactcattttggttcGTATATAGTCCGTATTGTGATCTCTACAAAGACTTGCATTTAGAAACAGTGGGAGTAATCATCTTGTTTGCACTTTTAAGGCAACCCGATTAGATTAGGCTGCTTTTTTTGCCTTACAAGATCTCCAGATCCCGCAGAACACCTTAGCCGCTACAATAGCTGCCGTTTTACGGGACGTACTGGGGAGAAAAAGCGTCCCAT
Proteins encoded:
- the LOC123098942 gene encoding uncharacterized protein — translated: MSTKSGTLPLLRSRVATFGASIETAPPLPRSRVASVAEFSPNKENRRRTNSCSTQAATSPTAVPPHQSKVAICGSGATIQEKTRSKSCSTQAAASSTAPPFHQSRVHMSVSGVPNKQKRRTKSHSTQADASSMDPPLHQSRVPMSVSGVSVEEKRRTKSLMPKPPRRSKVALTTNGRPVDGVRRADVIEYYKHSDGSIYRQTDFLSKLYRVHDTNETELEPMMRSEPSDGCSLNWRPCERHADCTMMQIFSLKLAYPPAGDQVKVYGFMAVRDTRDHLRNYIFNRTRDDPFIVEQEDGFIQLSGPKRGIWWYDKQLVEFDMRIKRGENEADDLQLIDGAVWFYDGCSPHARVLTQRIDGDYGSVDISYALLQMAMEATVQIAVSELDRDIGLLVRAFYVSDLLHQGM